Genomic window (Granulicella arctica):
CACGGTTATACCGAGCTTGAGAAGCTGGAGATTGCGAAGCAGTATCTCGTGAAGAAGCAGCGCGAAGGTACGGGCCTGACCGAGGCGCAGATCAGCTTTACGGACGATGCCCTTCGGCTGCTGATTCGCGGTTATACGCGTGAGGCTGGCGTTCGTAACCTTGAGCGCGAGATCGGGAATGTCTGCCGCAAGGTGGCGCGTCGCGTTGTGAAGAACGGTGCAGAGCATACGGAGATGATTACGGCGGACAATCTGCCCGACATTCTGGGTGTAACGAAGTTCCGCGATTCGCAGGTGCAGGAGAAGAGCGAGGTCGGCCTGGTGACCGGACTGGCATGGACGGAGGTTGGCGGAAGCATTCTGCAGACCGAGGTTCAAGTACTGGACGGCAAGGGCAAGATGACGGCAACAGGCCAGCTTGGCGATGTGATGCAGGAGTCGGCGCAGGCTGCTCTCAGCTACATTCGGTCCAGGGCGCATCATCTTGGACTGCCGAAGGACTTCTACCGCAATGTCGATATCCACGTGCATGTTCCGGAGGGAGCGATTCCGAAGGACGGACCATCTGCTGGCATCACGCTGGCGACGGGTCTGGCAAGTGCGCTGACGAAGATCAAGGTTCGTCGCGATATTGCCATGACGGGCGAGATTACGCTGCGGGGCAAGGTGCTTCCGATTGGCGGATTAAAGGAGAAGCTGCTGGCGGCACATCGCGCTGGGATCTTCGAAGCTATTCTGCCCGAAGATAATCGCAAGGACTTCGCGGATCTGCCGGAGTTGCTGAAGTCGACGATGAAGCTTCACTTTGTAGAGCAGATGGACCAAGTGCTGAAGATCGCTCTTGAGGAAGAACTTCCTGAGTTGCAGGAAGAGACGCCTGAGGCTTTGGCGGCGGTGATTCCGCCGGTGCTTCCTTCATCACAGCCTACTGCTCACCAGTAACTGGTGAGACATAACGAAGAAAGGGTCGAGCCAGCACTGGCTCGACCCTTTTTCGTTGGATTTGCTTAGACTGCTCTGCGGCCACCAGTTACGAAGTGCATGATGATCGAGATGACGGCGAAGATGAGGAGGAGGTGGATGAGGAAACCGCTGACGTGAAAGAGCGTGAAGCCACCGAGCCAAAGGACAACCAGAACCACTGCGAGAATCAGAAACATTGCAGACCTTCTTTCTACTTGGTTTAAAGAAACAGGCGAGTGGTATCCGCCGCACCTTGTGAGAGCAGGTTGGAAGGTATTTACGTTGCTCTGTGCTGAAAAATAGACCCTAGATTGTGGTGATGAAACGAAAAAGCCCACATCCATCTGGACGTGAGCTTCGTGAGTACACGGTTACGTTAGCAGCAGCCGCCAGCGATTGAGGGGATGAGCATGACCTCGTCGCCGTCCTGAAAGGCGTAGGTTTCGCCGCCAAGGAAGCGGATGTCCTCATCGTTGACGTAGATGTTGATGAAGCGACGGAGCTTGCCGCCTTCGTCTTTGATCTGCGTGCTCAGTGCGGGGAAGGTCTGGTCGATGTCGGCGATGAGGCCGGGCAGGTTGGTCGCGGCTGAGTCGAACTGCTTCTGACCATCGGTGTGGCGAACGAATGCGGTGGGAAGGACAACTTTGATCTTAATAGGCAAGTGAGGCTCCTGCGGTGGCTAGTTCTGGTTCGGTGGAGGCATCGAGTTCCCGAAGGTATTCGTCGAAGTCGGCGATGCGTGGGCGGACGGCGCGCTCCTCGCGGTACTGGCCGCTGATGGCGTCGGTGGTTTTGAGGCCGTTGCCGGTGATGCAGACGACAGTGATGTCGTCGGGCGAGATGCGGCCGTGGGCATAGAGGCGTGCGGTGACGGCAGTGGTGACGCCGCCAGCGGTTTCGGTGAAGATGCCTTCGGTCTCGGCGAGCTCCTGCATGCCGGAGACGATCTCGATGTCGGAGACGTCCTCTGCCCAGCCGCCGGTGGAGAGGATCATCTTGGCTGCGGCGGGACCGTCAGCCGGATTGCCGATGGCGAGGGAGCGGGCGATGGTGTTAGGGCGCTGCGGT
Coding sequences:
- a CDS encoding lmo0937 family membrane protein, whose product is MFLILAVVLVVLWLGGFTLFHVSGFLIHLLLIFAVISIIMHFVTGGRRAV
- a CDS encoding MoaD/ThiS family protein, translating into MPIKIKVVLPTAFVRHTDGQKQFDSAATNLPGLIADIDQTFPALSTQIKDEGGKLRRFINIYVNDEDIRFLGGETYAFQDGDEVMLIPSIAGGCC